The nucleotide window CTAAAACAGTATCCTTTAATTTTACATAGACTTTCACTTTAGACATTATGCACCCCTCAAAATTCAAGTTATGGTTTTAAATATTATTTTTATGAAAAAATCAACTAGTTTTTTTCTTTGCAACCTTAGATTTGATGAATTTCCACCCGTTTTGAATATGTCTTTCTACTAGCTTTTCAACAAGATTAACGTCTCGTTTCTCAAAAGCTTCAACTATCTCTTTATGCTCCTCAATTACACTAACTATTCTTCCAGCTTCTGTAAAAGAATATGCAGTAGCTCTTTTAAACTGAGATTGCAAACTTTCAAGAAACTTTATTAATCTTTGATTTTCAGATTTTCTGATAAAAAAATCGTGGAAATCACTATTAGCTTTTATCAACCCTGCAACATTTTTATTTTCATTAAATCTCTCAAGCTTAGCATTAATATCTCTCAATTTATCAATATCAGCATCCAACATATTCTCCACCGCAAGCCTTGCAGCCAAAGATTCTAATCTTATCTTTAAAACAAAAATTTCATCCACGTCTTTATCTGTAACATCAGTAACTACTGCCCCTCTACGAGGAATTATA belongs to Deferribacter autotrophicus and includes:
- a CDS encoding GntR family transcriptional regulator, with product MAIRDISIDNAPLSEKIAETIRDYILKGVLKPGERLTEPKLSDILGISRTPIREALRILEMDGFVTIIPRRGAVVTDVTDKDVDEIFVLKIRLESLAARLAVENMLDADIDKLRDINAKLERFNENKNVAGLIKANSDFHDFFIRKSENQRLIKFLESLQSQFKRATAYSFTEAGRIVSVIEEHKEIVEAFEKRDVNLVEKLVERHIQNGWKFIKSKVAKKKTS